Part of the Gemmatimonadota bacterium genome, TCGGGGATCCGAAGCGGCCCGTGCTGTCGACCATCGACCTCTCCGAGGTCGCGGTGCTCGACTACTCCTGCGCCGACGAGGTGGTGGCGAAGCTTCTTACCCGCTACCGAAAAGCGGACCGGCCCTTCGAGGTGTTCTTCGTATTCAGGACGATCGACGTGCACCACCTCGAGACCTTGGAAGAGGTCCTGAGGCGGCAGCGTCTCACCGCGCTCGTCGAGGCCTCAGGTGGGGACTTTGCGCTGGTGGGTGCCCTGTCCGAGGACGCCAGGGCACTTTGGCATCAGTTGGACGGCGGGGGCAGCTTGCGGGGTGGGGCGCTGGCGGAGGTGCGCGGACGCCAGGCGGAGGCCCTGCAGAGCCTTATGGAGGAACGGCTGCTGCTGGAACTGGACGGGGGTCGCGAACTCAGCACCCTGGCCAATCTGGCCCGACGCCTCCGCTGAGCCGGGGGCCTCGCTCGAGCCAGCCGTGTGCGGGCCGACGCCTTGGTGGGTGGCGCCGCGGCGTTGCTGAGCCTTCCTTCGCTCCCCTACCTTCCGTCCTCCAACGGCCCCTCGGCTCAACGCGAGACCATCCATGACCGCGCACCGTCCCACGCACGGCGGGCTGTCGACCCAGAGCGTGCACGCCGGCTCCGTGACGCCAGCGGAGGGGGCGCCCGTCGTTCCTCCCCTGGTGCAGAGCGCCACCTACTACGGCGGTTGGCACGACGCCACCATCGATCTGCGGTACGCCCGCTACGGGAACAACCCCAACCAGGAAGAAGTGGCAACAAAGCTGGCGGCCTTGGAGGGGACCGAGTCCGCGATTGCCCTGGGCAGTGGGATGGCGGCTACGGCGATGACGCTGCTGGCCCTGACCCGTGCGGGGGACCACGTGGTCGCCTCGAGACAGATCTACGGCACCACGCAGTCCTTCCTGCAGCAGGAGCTGGCCCGACGCGGCGTCGCGGTGGACTTCGTGGACCCGGACAGCGCTCGTACCTGGCGCTTGGCGCTCAAGGCGAACACGCGGCTCCTGTTCATGGAGGTCCCCACCAACCCGACGCTGCGCATCCACGATCCCCGCCCCTTGGTCCGCCTGGCACGCGAAGCCGGCGTGCCGCTGGTGGTCGACAGCACGTTCGCCTCCCCGGTGAATCTTCGTCCGGCCAGCCTGGGCGTCGACGTCGTCATCCACAGCGCCACCAAGTACCTGGGCGGCCACTCGGACGTGGTCGCGGGTGTCGTGTGCGGCAGCACCGCCATCATCGACGAGGTTCGGCGCATGCTCATGCTCTACGGGCCGGCTCTCGATCCGCACGCCGCCTGGCTGTTGGCGCGCGGACTGCGTACGCTCTCAGTGCGCGTCCAGCGACAGAACGAAAGCGCGCTGGCCCTGGCGCGCTGGTTCAAGGAGCAGTCCGGTGTGAAGGCCGTCATCCACCCCGGATTGCCCGAACACCCCGACCACGAGCTCGCCAAGGAGATCCTGCAGGGCTACGGGGGAATGCTCTCGGTCGTGCTGGAGGGTGGGAGTCGCGCGGCCAATACCTTCTGCCGTGCGCTGCAGATCGCGCTGTATGCGCCGAGCCTCGGTGGAGTCGAGACGCTGGTCAGTCAGCCCCGCTTCACCTCGCAGGTGGGATTGGGCGCCAAGGAGATGGAAGAGCAGGGGATCCCCGAGGGGTTCGTGCGGATCTCGGTGGGACTCGAGGACGTACCCGACCTGGAGCGCGACTTCGGTCGGGCGTTGCAGGCAGCCCGCGCCGACGGATAGAGGGAGGGCCCGACCGCGGCTGCGATCGGGCCCTCGCGCGGATCTACTCGGCCCCCATGAAGGGGTACCGATAGTCCTTGGGTGGGACCAGCGTCTCTTTGACGCTTCGCGGGGAGATCCAGCGCAGCAGGTTGCCGGGGCCTCCAGCCTTGTCGTTGGTCCCCGACGCGCGCGCGCCTCCGAAGGGCTGCTGACCGACCACCGCTCCCGTCGGTTTGTCGTTGATGTAGAAGTTCCCGGCCGCATCGCGCAGGCGATCGAATGCCTTCTGGACCGCCCGGCGATCGTCCGCGAACACGGCACCGGTCAGCGCGTACGGTGACGTCGAGTCCACCAGGTCCAGGATGTCTTCCCACTGGCCATCCGGATACACGTAGACGGACAACACCGGCCCGAAGATCTCCTCGCACATCGCTTCGTAGCGCGGGTTGGTCGCCTTGAGAATGGTGGGACGAACGAACCAGCCCTTGGAGCGGTCGCACGCGCCCCCCGCGATGATCTCCACTTCCGGGTTCTGGCGGGCCCGGTCGATGTAGCCCGCGATCTTCTCGAACGCGCGCTCGTGGATGACTGCGCCGACGAAGTTGCGGAAGTCGGCGGGATCGCCCATCGCCAGCCCGTTGGTCTCGGAAACCAGATCGTCCCCCATCCTCCGCCACACGCTCTCCGGGATGTAGGCCCGAGAGGCCGCACTGCACTTCTGGCCCTGGTATTCGAACGCTCCCCGGACCAGAGCCACCCGCAGCGCCTCGGGGTCGGCCGAAGCGTGCGCGACGACGAAGTCCTTTCCGCCCGTCTCCCCGACGATACGGGGATAGGAGCGGTAGTGGGCGAGGTTGCTCCCGATCTGCTGCCACAGGGATCGGAAGACGGCCGTCGATCCCGTGTAGTGGAGACCGGCGAAGTCCGGATGGGCCAGGACCGCCCCTGTGATCTCGACCGGGTCCCCAGGGATGAAGTTGATGACGCCGGGCGGGAGGCCGGCGGCTTCCAGGAGTCGTGCCACGTAGTAGTTGCTCACGACGGCGTGATCCGAGGGCTTCCAGACCACCACGTTGCCCAACAGCGCCGGCGCACCGCTCAGATTCCCGCCGATCGCGGTGAAGTTGAAGGGACTGACGGCGTAGATGAACCCCTCGAGCGGCCGGTGGTCCGTCCAGTTCCAGAGGCCCGCGCTGGAGTTCGGTTGCTCCGCGTAGATGTGCGCCGCGTACTCGACGTTGAAGCGCCAGAAATCGATCAGCTCGCAGGCTGCGTCGATCTCCGCCTGGAACGCCGTCTTGCCCTGGTTCAACATGGTGGTGGCGTTGAGCGTCTGTCGCCACGGGCCGGCGAGGAGCTCGGCGGCGCGCAGGAACACCCGGGCCCGCTCCTCCCAGGGCCAACGGCTCCATTCCGCCCGGGCCGCCATCGCCGCGTCGATCGCCTGCTGTACCTCCTTGGGGCCGGCGCGATGCCACGTGGCCAGGACGTGGCCGTGATCGTGGGGCACGAGGGCAGTTGAAGTATCCCCGGTGCGGACTTCGCGGCCGCCGATCAACAACGGAATCTCGATCTGCTGCCCGGAGTGGGTTATCAGGGCGCGCTTGAGCGCGTCACGCTCGCTCGACCCTGGGGCGTAGGAGAGGATCGGCTCGTTCGTGGCTTGAGGTGGAAAGGCTCGGCTGCTCATGATGGAGTGGCTGCTTCCTTCTGGTAGTAGCGATAGATGTAGCGGAAGTAGTAGCTCTCTTCCGTCGTTGTGACGGATACGTCGTTCAGCAGAACCCCCAGGATGCGCACGCCCACGCGTTCCAGCTGGGTGCGCGCCCGCAGGGCAGCACGTTGGTCGGTGGCCCCGGAGCGCACCACCAGGACCGTACCGTCGACATGCGCGGCCAGCACGGCCGCGTCGGTCACCGCGAGAATGGGTGGAGAGTCGACGATCACGTAGTTGTAGCGGCTCTCCAGAACCGCGAGTAGATCCTCCATCGCGCGCGACGTGAGGAGATCGGACGGGCTGTCGGCAGACGGCCCGGCGGTGAGCACGTCCAGATTCGGCAGGACATCGATCTGTAGCGCATCGTCCAAGGTGACGGTGCCCGCCAGCACGTCGGCGAGCCCCGGCTGGCGAGGCAGCCCCAGAGCGAGATGCAAGGCAGGCCGCCGGAGGTCGGCATCGACCAGGAGGATGCGTTCCCGCTGCCGCGCGATCAGCACTGCCAGGTTCACCGCGGACGTGGATTTGCCCTCGTTCGGGCCAGGGCTGGTGAAGGCCACGGTGCGCACGCCGGTCCGATCCCCGTCCGAGAAGGCGAGGTTGAGCCGGAGCGCCCGATAGGCCTCAGCGGCGGGGTCCCCCGGGTCCATCGCGATCAGCAGGGGACGGCCGTTCCCATTCCGGCTCCCCGCCTGGGCATGGGGGAGCTCGGGTACGATTCCCAGCACGGGCAGGCCCAATGCAGTTCGCACCTGCGTGCTGGTGCGAAGGGTCCGATCCAGGTACTCGAGAAAGAACGCGCCACTGATGCCGAGCAGCACGCCGAGCATCGCGCCCAACAGCAAGGCCAGGCCGGGCCTCGCGCCGGTCGGCGTCGGAATGGACGCTGGATCCAGCACCTCCACGTACGGACTGGCACCGGCCTCGGCGATGCGGGCCTGATACAGTTGCGACAGCAGGTACTCGTAGGTGCCTCGATCCAGGTTCTGCTGGAGCTCCAGCGTCGCGAGTTGGTTCTCCAGGCCGGGGAATTGGCGCTGGCGGTCGCGCAGGGAGCTGCGTTCGCGTCCAAGGAGCTGAAGTCGATTCTCCACCGCGGTGAGATTGGACTGCACAGCGGCGACCAACTGCCGCTCCAACCCGTCGACCTGCTGCTGCAGGCCCATCACCTCGGGGTGGTCACCGGTCTTCGCTTCGGTGGTGACCAGGCGTTGCAGCTCCTCCTTGCGCGTCTGAAGCCGGCCCGCGACCTCGCGGATCTGTGGGTTGATCTCGATCGGTAGCTCAGCGACGATGCGCACCTGATCGACGGTCGCGTCTCCACGCTCGACCTGTCGAAGAACGGCGGAAAGGGCACTGCGCTGCAACTCCAGGGTCGCGATGGAGGCGGCGTTGCCCTCGCTTTGCGTGACGAGCGTCTGCTCCTGCACGGAGAGGTCGGTGAAGGCCTGGCTTTCCTTGAACTCGCGGATGTCTTGCAGGGACTTGCCGAGCTGGGCGTAGGCGCTGTCCAGGCGCTGCTCGATGAACTCGACTTCACGAGAGGCCTGTCCGGCGACGCGGCGAGCTCCGTACGCGCGCAAGGCGCGGGCCGCTCCGTCGAGGATGGCCGCCACGAGCTCCGGATCGGTGCCCACGAATCCGACGTCGATGATGTTGGTGCTCTCGCGCGCCGAGGCCGAGATTGCGAAACGCACCTCGTCCACGACCTCGGTCTCCGTACGCACCCGCAGGCCGTACCGCGCGCCGTCCCCGGGATTGGGGAGGGGCGTCAGCGAGAGCCCAGGTGCCGTCAACGGCGCGCCTACGCGCCCACGGGCGAGCTCGCGCCCGTCGGGCGCGACCAGAGCGACCTCGTTGCCGTCGAGGTAGGCCAGTTCGAGGGCCTGCGGCGGCACGCCGGGCTCGACCCGCGCATCCCGGAACAACGCACTGCGCAGGGGTGGACTCGTGATGGTCTGGACACGCAGACCGAGATCCTGGACCACGGCGGCGGCGATCGGAGTCGAGCCGAGGACCTCGATCTCCGAGCGGATCGGATCGATGAATCCATCGGCGCCGAAGCCGGGAACCGAGGTCAGTGACCGCGATCGCTGCCAAGGGTCGTTGACCTGAAGCGACAGGGTCGAGCGGAAGAGTCGAGGCTGACGACCCACCACCCAGAGGGCCGCACCCGAGGCCAAGGCCGCGATCAGGAAGACCAGCCAGAGCCGGCGCTGGACGATCTCCCAATAGTCCGCCAGGTGCGGTGGGGCGGCCTGGGAGGAACGCTCGGGATAGGGAAGGGTGGGATCGGGCTCCATCGAGCTCCGGATGATCTTCGCGTTCGGCGATACCGACCGTCGCTGGACACGGGCAGGCCTGCCGATCGGGTGTTCCACCACGCCGTTGCGGGCCTGCGGGAGCCGTATCATCGCCCCCGCCCGCTCGTGGGGCAATGACCCGGGAAGGGGCCTCGGAGCGGGGGAACCGACCTCGTTGACGCGTCCTCCGCGGGCCGGGTAGGTTTGGCCGTGCATGACGCCCAGCGGGGGATTCAGGTGGTTTCCGTCGAGGAGCAGATCGAGGCCGTGTTGGAGAGCATCCGCCCGGCCCTGCGTATGGACGGCGGCGATGTCGAGTTTCTCGGGTTCCGTGCCGAGGACGGAGTCGCCGAGATCCGTTGGCTGGGCGCCTGCGAGTCGTGCCCGATCTCCATGCAGACCCTCAAGCTGGGGATCGAGCGTCGCGTCACCGAGTCCGTTCCCGAAGTCACGGGCGTCCAAGCGGTCTGACGTCCGCCGGGGACGGGCGGTCCCCACCTCCTCCATCCCGCTCCGGTCCGATGAATCCCGAAGCACTCAAGCAAGCACTGCTCGTCGCGCTCACCGGCATCCGCAATCCCCGCACCGGTCAGGATGTCTTGGCCGGCGGGCAAGTCAGGGACGTCGCGGTCTCCGAGGAAGGTGAGGCTCGCTTCTCCTTCGCGCTCGGCTCGTCGGATCCGGGAACGCTGGTGCGCGACGCGCGTGCGGCCGCTGAGGCGGTCGAGGGGATCCGCTCCGTGAAGGTGAATGTGGAACTGCCCCGAGCGGGGGGCGAGCGGCCCGCGGGGGGCGGTCTCAAGCCGGGGAGCGTACCGGCTCCCACGCCGCGCCCCGGAATCCTGGCCGACGTCAAGCATGTGGTTGCGGTGAGCTCGGGGAAGGGCGGCGTGGGGAAGTCGATGGTGGCCGCCAACCTGGCCGCGGCGTTGGCCGCGCGCGGCCTACGGGTCGGACTCCTGGATGCCGACGTGTACGGCCCCAACATCCCGACCATGTTCGGGGAGACCCGGCGGCCCGCGGTCACCGGCGCCAAGGGTCAGGAGCGGATCGAGCCCTTGGTCGCCCACGGCGTCCGACTGATGAGCCTCGGTTTCCTGCTGGAGAAGGAGCAGCCTGCGATCATGCGCGGACCGCTCATCGCCGGCGTGCTGAAGCAGTTCATCGAGCAGGTCGCCTGGGGCTCGCTCGACGCCCTCGTCGTCGACATGCCTCCGGGCACGGGCGACGCGCAGCTTTCCCTGGTGCAGACAATCGATGTGGACGGAGCGGTGTTGGTCTCGACCCCACAGGATGTGAGCACCGGTGACGTGCGCCGTGCCGTGCGGATGTTCGAACGGGTGAACACCCCTGTGCTCGGCATCGTCGAGAACATGTCGGGACTCGTGTGCCCCCACTGCTCGGAGGTGATCGACGTCTTCGGACAAGGCGGCGCCGAGGCCCTTGCCACGGAGATGGGCCTCGTCTTCCTCGGGCGCGTCCCGCTCGATCCGCGCGTACGGGTCTCTGGGGACGAAGGACGCCCCATCGTCCTCGGAGCGCCGGACTCGCCCGCCGCGGCGTCCCTGCGCGATGTCACCGGAGCGGTGTGGAGCGCCGTCGAGCGTTCATGAGGGCCACCCCTGGAGACACGCTCGATCTGGGAGCCGCGAGCACGGTTCAGCTTCAAGAGCTTGTGCGTGAGATACCGGCGGCGCTGGTGATTCTCCTGGAGCAGGGGATCGCCGCTGATCGTGACGGGTGCCAGACCCTGGGCGCGCTGGCTTCGCAGCAGCCTGAGCTCCTCGAGGCACTCCGGAGCGCTCCCCCACTCTGATCCGTTCCTTCGGGTGGCGCTGGCCGCGGGGCGTTGCGTGCCGGCCGCCAGGACCTGGCGGTCAAGTGCCGAGCGGCGAGTTGCTGCTGGTCGACTTGGAGGAGTACTTCGAGGGCGGCGATGCGGGACGACTCCGCCGCCAAGGCGCGGGGCGTAGCGCGCGGCGCGGGGTGACCCCGCGGTTCTGAGCGCGGCGCTCTACTCCTCCAGCCAGCGCCGGTCGGCTGCGGAAATCGAGCCGCCGCGGGTGCGGTCGATCAGCTTGAGGACCACCCAGCCCACCAACATGACCGGGGCGACCTTGAAGAGGAGGAACGTCGCCAACCCGAACGTGATCGAGAAGATCGTCCCCAACACGGCCAGCACCACGCCGGCCGCGATCAGCGTCGCCACGCCGACCGCAAAGAATGTGAGAAGTGTTCCGATCATTCTTCCTCCTGCGTCGAGGCCGGAGCACCGCGTGGCGCCCTCAGCACACCTATATACTACGCAGGGGGGCCAGGGAAGGGTTCAATGGGCCCGCACGACCCGGATACGGCCAAAGGCCGCCTCGATCTCGATGCGCACGTGCCGCTCGGCCCGGTCGAAGCCCGGGGTCACGTAGCGGCTCCCCCGGCGCTCCAGGTCCTCGGCGTCGAGCGCGGTAAGGAAGCTGTCCTGCAGGATCTCGACGCCGAGATCGGGCGGAAGACGTAACTCCAGGCCGCCCAGGCCCATCTCGACGCTCACGCGGGCGTCCTTGCGCCACTGCCCACCGAAGTCCACGGTGACATCGCCGACACCTGCGTGGATCTCCACGCGTTCGGCGTTCAGGTTGCCGATGTCCTCCATGACGAAATCGGCTGCGCCGACCTGCACCGAAATGGTGGAGGCGTCCAGCGGGTTCGGCTCCGACACGGAGAGGGTCGTCTCCGACGCTCCAGTCTTGAGGTCGAGCCGCGTCAGCCGAAGCCCTCCCAACTCGATCTCGGAGCGCACCGCACCCATCTCCAGATCGAGCGCCAGAGGCACTTCGCGCGTCAGCTCCAGGTCCAAAGAGCCCTGCGAGCGCCCCTTGAGCTCCACGTTGCCCCGCCCGCTGTCGATGCCCACCTCGAGATCGCCCCGGCGGTAGTCCGCGACCGGCGTGAAGTGGTCGGCGTCGTAGCGCAGCTGCATGCGGTAGAGGAGCGAGCCTTGCGCCGGCGAGAGGCGGATGCGGCCGGCGCCGTAGCGCACCTTCACCCGGAGCTCCTGCTCGTCGGTACGGCGTCGCGAGCTGGCGAAATCCCGCCAATCCTGCGCGTGCAGGGGAGTTGCTGCGAAGGAGAGCACCACGGCCAACCGCACGATGGCGCCCAACCGCGGCGCCGCCGCGGCTGCCCTCATGCGGCGCCCATCAGGCATTCGGCCCCCGGACTTCCGGTTCCTCGCCCTCGTCGTCGCTCCAGGGCTCCATGTCCTCGGGCTCGGCGGTGGGGGCCTCCGAGCTCGTTGCCGCGGACGGAGACGCCTCAGCCGGGGCCTCCGTCGCTTCGCCGGATGGTGACGTCGGCTCCGCTTCCGCGGTGGTGCCCGCGTCTTCCGTATACCAACGCTCGCGCCGCCACCCCGTACGCCAATCGTCGAACGTGAAGCTCTCACCGACCAGATCGGGCCGGGAGCCCGCGCGCGTCAGGAGCACC contains:
- a CDS encoding aminotransferase class I/II-fold pyridoxal phosphate-dependent enzyme; its protein translation is MTAHRPTHGGLSTQSVHAGSVTPAEGAPVVPPLVQSATYYGGWHDATIDLRYARYGNNPNQEEVATKLAALEGTESAIALGSGMAATAMTLLALTRAGDHVVASRQIYGTTQSFLQQELARRGVAVDFVDPDSARTWRLALKANTRLLFMEVPTNPTLRIHDPRPLVRLAREAGVPLVVDSTFASPVNLRPASLGVDVVIHSATKYLGGHSDVVAGVVCGSTAIIDEVRRMLMLYGPALDPHAAWLLARGLRTLSVRVQRQNESALALARWFKEQSGVKAVIHPGLPEHPDHELAKEILQGYGGMLSVVLEGGSRAANTFCRALQIALYAPSLGGVETLVSQPRFTSQVGLGAKEMEEQGIPEGFVRISVGLEDVPDLERDFGRALQAARADG
- the pruA gene encoding L-glutamate gamma-semialdehyde dehydrogenase, whose amino-acid sequence is MSSRAFPPQATNEPILSYAPGSSERDALKRALITHSGQQIEIPLLIGGREVRTGDTSTALVPHDHGHVLATWHRAGPKEVQQAIDAAMAARAEWSRWPWEERARVFLRAAELLAGPWRQTLNATTMLNQGKTAFQAEIDAACELIDFWRFNVEYAAHIYAEQPNSSAGLWNWTDHRPLEGFIYAVSPFNFTAIGGNLSGAPALLGNVVVWKPSDHAVVSNYYVARLLEAAGLPPGVINFIPGDPVEITGAVLAHPDFAGLHYTGSTAVFRSLWQQIGSNLAHYRSYPRIVGETGGKDFVVAHASADPEALRVALVRGAFEYQGQKCSAASRAYIPESVWRRMGDDLVSETNGLAMGDPADFRNFVGAVIHERAFEKIAGYIDRARQNPEVEIIAGGACDRSKGWFVRPTILKATNPRYEAMCEEIFGPVLSVYVYPDGQWEDILDLVDSTSPYALTGAVFADDRRAVQKAFDRLRDAAGNFYINDKPTGAVVGQQPFGGARASGTNDKAGGPGNLLRWISPRSVKETLVPPKDYRYPFMGAE
- a CDS encoding polysaccharide biosynthesis tyrosine autokinase, with the protein product MEPDPTLPYPERSSQAAPPHLADYWEIVQRRLWLVFLIAALASGAALWVVGRQPRLFRSTLSLQVNDPWQRSRSLTSVPGFGADGFIDPIRSEIEVLGSTPIAAAVVQDLGLRVQTITSPPLRSALFRDARVEPGVPPQALELAYLDGNEVALVAPDGRELARGRVGAPLTAPGLSLTPLPNPGDGARYGLRVRTETEVVDEVRFAISASARESTNIIDVGFVGTDPELVAAILDGAARALRAYGARRVAGQASREVEFIEQRLDSAYAQLGKSLQDIREFKESQAFTDLSVQEQTLVTQSEGNAASIATLELQRSALSAVLRQVERGDATVDQVRIVAELPIEINPQIREVAGRLQTRKEELQRLVTTEAKTGDHPEVMGLQQQVDGLERQLVAAVQSNLTAVENRLQLLGRERSSLRDRQRQFPGLENQLATLELQQNLDRGTYEYLLSQLYQARIAEAGASPYVEVLDPASIPTPTGARPGLALLLGAMLGVLLGISGAFFLEYLDRTLRTSTQVRTALGLPVLGIVPELPHAQAGSRNGNGRPLLIAMDPGDPAAEAYRALRLNLAFSDGDRTGVRTVAFTSPGPNEGKSTSAVNLAVLIARQRERILLVDADLRRPALHLALGLPRQPGLADVLAGTVTLDDALQIDVLPNLDVLTAGPSADSPSDLLTSRAMEDLLAVLESRYNYVIVDSPPILAVTDAAVLAAHVDGTVLVVRSGATDQRAALRARTQLERVGVRILGVLLNDVSVTTTEESYYFRYIYRYYQKEAATPS
- a CDS encoding NifU family protein, which translates into the protein MHDAQRGIQVVSVEEQIEAVLESIRPALRMDGGDVEFLGFRAEDGVAEIRWLGACESCPISMQTLKLGIERRVTESVPEVTGVQAV
- a CDS encoding Mrp/NBP35 family ATP-binding protein, whose product is MNPEALKQALLVALTGIRNPRTGQDVLAGGQVRDVAVSEEGEARFSFALGSSDPGTLVRDARAAAEAVEGIRSVKVNVELPRAGGERPAGGGLKPGSVPAPTPRPGILADVKHVVAVSSGKGGVGKSMVAANLAAALAARGLRVGLLDADVYGPNIPTMFGETRRPAVTGAKGQERIEPLVAHGVRLMSLGFLLEKEQPAIMRGPLIAGVLKQFIEQVAWGSLDALVVDMPPGTGDAQLSLVQTIDVDGAVLVSTPQDVSTGDVRRAVRMFERVNTPVLGIVENMSGLVCPHCSEVIDVFGQGGAEALATEMGLVFLGRVPLDPRVRVSGDEGRPIVLGAPDSPAAASLRDVTGAVWSAVERS
- a CDS encoding LiaF-related protein, whose translation is MRAAAAAPRLGAIVRLAVVLSFAATPLHAQDWRDFASSRRRTDEQELRVKVRYGAGRIRLSPAQGSLLYRMQLRYDADHFTPVADYRRGDLEVGIDSGRGNVELKGRSQGSLDLELTREVPLALDLEMGAVRSEIELGGLRLTRLDLKTGASETTLSVSEPNPLDASTISVQVGAADFVMEDIGNLNAERVEIHAGVGDVTVDFGGQWRKDARVSVEMGLGGLELRLPPDLGVEILQDSFLTALDAEDLERRGSRYVTPGFDRAERHVRIEIEAAFGRIRVVRAH